The following is a genomic window from Parabacteroides johnsonii DSM 18315.
AGATGGCACGCATCATCGAGAAAGCCGGGAGCGACGGAACCTCTGCCGGCAGGTATTCATTCGAAGTTCCTTCTCCTCGGATAGCCGCAATCGGCATGACATAATCTCCCAGGTTGTTCGCCTTCTTCAATCCTCCGCATTTCCCCAAAAAGAGGACGGCAGTCGGCTTTATTGCCGATAGCAAATCCATAATTGTCGCCGCATTCGCGCTCCCCATCCCGAAATTGATAATCGTGATGCCATTGGCCGCCGCGTTCGGCATGGAGTTTTTCAGTCCCAAGATCGGAACGTTAAAGTGGTCGGCAAACAGTTCCACATATTTCGTAAAGTTGGTGAGCAGGATATATTTGTCGAAATCTTCCAGCTTCCGCTCCGTATAGCGCGGCAACCAATTCTCGACAATTTCTTGTTTTGTTTTCATAAATCACTACCTTTGATGGTCTATTTTTACAGAATAAAAGAACAAATATAATAAATGCTTGCATTAAACTTACCTGGTTTCGCACCTAAAGTAGCAGAAAAAGATGGAAAGCGTACGATCTTCGATCCTGTACGGCAAAAATATGTGGCTCTCACTCCCGAAGAATGGGTACGTCAGCATTTTGTCAATTACCTGATCACCCGAAAAAGCTACCCGAAAGAACTACTGGCAAACGAAGTGCTGGTCAAGCTGAATGGAACATCCAAACGTTGCGACACGGTTGCTTACAACCGTTTTCTGGAACCTCTGGTCATCGTCGAGTACAAAGCCCCCCATATAAACATTACCAACACTGTTTTCGACCAGATAGCCCGTTATAACATGGTGCTACATGTCGAATACCTGATCGTCAGCAACGGCTTAAATCACTATTGCTGTAAAATTGACTATAATAACCGGACATATACTTTTTTGGAAGAAATACCTGCATACAACGAATTATAAACCTCGTTTTTACCAGGTGATAGAGTGGGTACTACATAAGCAAAACAACACAGGTAAACAACAAACTCTAACTAAATCACAGAACAGATGCGGTCTGATCTCTATATATCATAACGGAATCGGAAATCTGCATATTGACCGGTCTGTCGACATACACGGAATTACTATCCTTTATAACAGGCCGGTCAGTTGTTTTCTTCTCATTGAAGATAAGTGAATAACCTAAGATTACTGCAAAAAAAGATAATATCAACGCTTTCATATTCTATTACAATTTTAATATCATATACAAGTATGATGTATTCAAAACGCAAAACGCTGCACTATATTACAAAAGAAATGTATTTTCTTTGTAATTCTTTCGTAACAACTCGCCCCTTGCCTTTGATTTTTAAGGATAACATGTTCATACTTAGAATAGTTTAAAAAAAATCGGGAAAAGAATAAATTTCTTTCCCCGATTCTATTATTATCATGTTTGAATGACTTGTTATGCGCCGAAGTCGTCGAAATGCAACATTTCACGCGGCACACCCAGATTGTCCAGCATATTTTCCACAGCCTTTGACATCGGGCCCGGACCACACATGTAGTATTCGATATCTTCCGGAGCTTCGTGATCCTTCAGGTATGTATCGTAGATTACCTGGTGAACGAAACCGGCCGTATACTTCACTCCTGCCGCATCGGCTACAGGATCCGGACGGTCGAGCGCCAGATGGAATGTGAAGTTCGGGAATTCCTTTTCGATTTCCAGGAAGTCTTCCAAATAGAACACTTCGTTCAGGGCGCGTGCACCGTAGAAATATGACATCTTGCGGTCCGTAGTCTTGAGTGTCTTCGTCAGGTGCATGATCTGAGCACGAAGCGGAGCCATACCGGCACCACCACCGACCCACATCATCTCTCTCTTCGAATCGAAGATCGGATGGAAATCACCGTAAGGACCACTCATCGTCACCTTGTCACCCGGTTTCAGGGTAAAGATATAAGAAGAAGCGATACCCGGCATCACATCCTGGAAGCCCACTTCGGGTTTCGGCTTGAACGGCGGGGTTGCAATACGAACCGTCAACATAATACGGTCGCCTTCAGCAGGATAGTTAGCCATAGAATAGGCACGGATAGTCGGCTCGTCGTTCTTACATTTCAGTGTGAACAAACCGAACTTTTCCCATGCCGGCAGATATTCATCGCCGATCAAGGCTTTATCGATATCCTTGTTGTAATCCATCGAGTATGCCGGAATCTTGATCTGTGCATAAGAACCTGGCAAGAAGTCCATGTGTTCACCCTTAGGCAATGCCACAATAAACTCTTTGATGAAAGTAGCCACGTTCTTGTTGGAGATAACTTCGCATTCCCATTCCTTTACACCGAAAACTTCGTCCGGAACCTGAACAACCATATCTTCCTTCACTTTGCACTGACAGGCCAGACGCCAATGTTCCTTAATCTGCTTGCGAGAGAAAAAGCCCTTTTCTGTCGGCAGGATTTCTCCACCTCCTTCTAATACCTGTGCACGGCACTGGCCACATTTACCACCACCACCACAAGCAGAAGACAAGAAGATACCACCACTCTGCAAACCAGCCAGCAAAGTGCTTCCTATAGGAGTCTCAATATCTTTTTCTCCATTTACCTTCAGGTCTACATTTCCTGACGGTACCAATTTTGCTTTGGCCGCCAACAACGCACCCACCAGGATCAGCGTAATCACCAAGAAGATTACGGCACCTGCTGCGATTGTAAGACTGCCAGTCGTCATTAATAAAGTCATTTCTGTAATAAGTTTAATGCGTTAATATTATATCTTAAGACCTGAGAAGCACATGAATGCCATCCCCATCAAACCAGTGATGATAAAGGTAATACCAAGACCTTTCAATGGTTTGGGGATATCCGAGTATGCCAGCTTTTCACGGATGGCAGCCATACCGACGATAGCCAGCATCCAACCGATACCAGAACCTAAGCCATAAACAGTAGCAACACCTACGTTAGGAAATGCCTTTTGTTGCATAAACAGAGAACCACCCAGGATAGCGCAGTTTACAGCGATCAGCGGCAAAAAGATACCCAGAGAAGCGTACAAGGCCGGAGCAAACTTTTCCACTACCATTTCCACCAGCTGCGTAAACGAGGCGATGATGGCGATAAAGATAATGAAAGCGAGGAAGCTCAGGTTTACACCAGCGAATTCAGCACCCAGCCATTGCAGAGCACCTTCCTTCAATACATAATTTTCAAGCATATAGTTGATCGGTAACGTACATACCAAGATGAACGTTACAGCCATACCTAATCCCAAAGCAGTCTTTACGTTCTTGGAAACAGCCAGGAAAGAGCACATACCCAGATAGTATGCGAAAATCATGTTGTCTACAAAGATCGAGCGGACAAATGTGCTTAATAATTCTTCCATTCTATTATTCTTTTAATAGTTAGCATTAATTTTCCTGAAGTTCCTTGTTACGAGAACGGTGAACCCAAATAATCACGGCGATCACGATCAACGCCATTGGAGGCAGGATCATCAAACCGTTGTTCACATAACCGAAGTCATAGAATGCCTGCGGAATAACCTGGAATCCCAGCAACGTACCAGAACCTAAAAGCTCGCGGAAGAAACCGACGATCACCAGGATCAATGCATAACCTAAGCCGTTACCGATACCGTCGAGGAACGATTCCCACGGGCCGTTACCCAGCGCAAACGCTTCCAGACGTCCCATCAGGATACAGTTAGTAATGATCAGACCCACAAACACGGAAAGCTGTTTGTTTACGTCATAAGCAAACGCTTTCAGCACTTCACTCACGATAGTCACCAACGCTGCTACCACCACCAACTGCACGATGATACGGATACGGTTAGGAATCGTATTACGCAGCAGTGAAATAATCACGTTGGCAAAAGCCACAACAGCCGTTACTGAAAGACCCATTACAATAGCCGGCTCCAGTTTTGATGTTACAGCCAGCGCAGAGCAGATACCCAACATCTGGACGATGACCGGGTTGTTTACGCTAAGCGGGCCTAACAGAACTTCTTTATTCTTTTCAGATAATAATCCCATCTTCTACTTAATTTTGTGAGGTTAAAAATTTAACATAACCACTCAAACTGTCGAACAGCATCGCACCAACGCCATTACTTGTGATTGTACCTCCGGAAATACCGTCTACATAATCCTGGCCGGCAACGCTCTTACCCGGCTTAACGATTGCGATAGACTTGAATGTACCATCCACAAACAGTTTTTTTCCTTTGAATTCGTTGCTAAATTCCGGTTTTGAAATTTCGGCACCCAGACCCGGAGTTTCACCCTGATGGCTGAAGTCGGCACCATAAACCGTATTCTTATCGCCATCTACAGAAAGATACCCCCACAGCGGTCCCCACAAACCGGCACCATGCAAAGCCATGATGTATTTGGTCTGACCGTCTACATTTGCAACAAAAACCGGATACTGGTGTTCGGCAGCAGCCTTTACCACATCGGCGGCAAACGCATCGCCTTCTACCTTTTCGCCGTTTTCATTTACCAGAAATGCTTCCTTGATCAATTCCGAATATTTGGCTTCGGCTTCATTGGCCGGAACCGTCACGTTGATAGAGCGCAGGATCTGCTGTCTCTTGTCGTTTTCTTCGTTTTTCTGCTGGAAAGTTCTAAGCGATTGCGAAGTAAAGGCCAACACAACTGCGACCAGAACAACCATTACGGAAGCATAAACAACAGTGTACACGTTACTGTCTCTATCCAGTCCCTTTTTCTTGCCGGCAACAGCCTCGTCTTTGATCTCTTCGAATTCAGAAGCAGGAACTCCACATACAGGACAAACATCCGGAGCTTTATTTCCTTCGTGGATATATCCACATACTTTACATTTATATTTTGCCATACTCCTTCTTACTTTATTTGATTACACGTTTCAATCTGCGGTTGATGTTAGCTTCCACTACATAGTAGTCGATCAGCGGAGCAAATACATTCATCAACAGGATAGCGAGCATCATACCTTCAGGATAACCCGGATTCAATGCGCGGATAATGATAGCCATAGCCCCTACTAAGAAACCATAGATGTACTTACCTGTTTCCGTACGGGCAGAAGTGACAGGGTCGGTAGCCATAAACACAGCACCAAATGCGAAACCACCCAAGAACAAATGATCCAACGGAGATACGCACATGGCCACCGTTGTTCCGATCATATTAAAGATAAGCGACATAACCGCACCACCCACAAATACGGAAACCATTGTTTTCCAGCTTGCGATCTTTGTGAAAAGAAGGATAACCGCACCGATCAGGATTGCCAATACGGATGTTTCGCCGATCGAACCCGGAATCAGACCTAAGAACATATCCCAAGTAGTCATCGGGTTACCCAGCACGTCTACAGCCTGGAACGAACCGATCAGTTCTTTACCTGCGATAGCAACCTGTCCCAGCGGAGTAGCCCCCGAGAAACCGTCTACCACCTGTCCGCCACCAATGCCGAACGTGTCAGCTGTACGAACAAATACCTGGTCACCGGACATGGCTGCCGGATATGCGAAGAACAGGAATGCACGTGTAACCAATGCTACATTAAATACATTATAACCTGTACCACCAAACACTTCCTTAGCAAAAACAACAGCGAATGCAGTAGCTACAGCAATCATCCACAGCGGAGTGTCGACAGGAACGATCATCGGGATCAGGATACCGGAAACCAGAAAACCTTCCTGGATTTCTTCCTTTTTCACCTGGGCAACAGCAAACTCGATACCCAGACCTACCACATACGAAACAATGATTTTAGGCAATACGGCCAGAAAACCAAAAATAAAAGTCATGAGAAATCCCGGATCAGCCCCTACTGCAAGGTTATGCTGATAACCGACATTGTACATACCAAAAAGCAAAGCGGGCAACAAAGCAATGATGACCACGGTCATCGTACGCTTCGAGTCAATATAGTCATGAATGTGTACGCCTGATTTGGAAGTTGTGCTCGGAACAAACAGGAATGTTTCGAAACCTTCAAAAACAGAACGGAACATCGCCAGCTTTCCGCCTTCCTCAAAGTTAGGCTTAATCTTGTCGAGGTAATTCCTTAACGCTTTCAATGTATTCTAATTTTTAATGTTATTAATTCATTTCCTTGTATAATACATCCAGACCTTGACGAACGATCTTCTGAATTTCGAGTTTGGACGTATCGACGAATTCACAAAGGGCAAAATCTTCGGGCGCTACTTCATAGATACCCAAGTTTTCCATCTTATCAATATCGAATGCGATAATAGCCTTCAACAGATATTCAGGCATGATGTCCATCGGGAACACGCTATCGTATTCGTTGGACATGATCATAGCACGCTTGCCTCCTTTGATACGGGCATCTATCACATATTCCTTGTTCTTGCCCATCAACCAGGCAGGGAATGAATGGCTCACACTGAATTTTCCGAAGCCGGGAGTCGCCCAACCGAAGAAGTCGTGTGTTTCGTCACCTTCCGGGATAACCGTAATCTGATTGTCATAGGCCCCCAGATAATCGTCTTTCATTACCTTCGTACCGCTCA
Proteins encoded in this region:
- a CDS encoding AMP nucleosidase produces the protein MKTKQEIVENWLPRYTERKLEDFDKYILLTNFTKYVELFADHFNVPILGLKNSMPNAAANGITIINFGMGSANAATIMDLLSAIKPTAVLFLGKCGGLKKANNLGDYVMPIAAIRGEGTSNEYLPAEVPSLPAFSMMRAISSAIRDRGKDYWTGTVYTTNRRVWEYDSDFKNYLRRTHATGIDMETATLFTAGFANEIPTGALLMISDKPMEEAGVKTEASDREVTRNFAKEHVMLGVEALRQIIDGKKTIRHIRFSW
- a CDS encoding type I restriction enzyme HsdR N-terminal domain-containing protein, with product MLALNLPGFAPKVAEKDGKRTIFDPVRQKYVALTPEEWVRQHFVNYLITRKSYPKELLANEVLVKLNGTSKRCDTVAYNRFLEPLVIVEYKAPHINITNTVFDQIARYNMVLHVEYLIVSNGLNHYCCKIDYNNRTYTFLEEIPAYNEL
- the nqrF gene encoding NADH:ubiquinone reductase (Na(+)-transporting) subunit F, whose translation is MTLLMTTGSLTIAAGAVIFLVITLILVGALLAAKAKLVPSGNVDLKVNGEKDIETPIGSTLLAGLQSGGIFLSSACGGGGKCGQCRAQVLEGGGEILPTEKGFFSRKQIKEHWRLACQCKVKEDMVVQVPDEVFGVKEWECEVISNKNVATFIKEFIVALPKGEHMDFLPGSYAQIKIPAYSMDYNKDIDKALIGDEYLPAWEKFGLFTLKCKNDEPTIRAYSMANYPAEGDRIMLTVRIATPPFKPKPEVGFQDVMPGIASSYIFTLKPGDKVTMSGPYGDFHPIFDSKREMMWVGGGAGMAPLRAQIMHLTKTLKTTDRKMSYFYGARALNEVFYLEDFLEIEKEFPNFTFHLALDRPDPVADAAGVKYTAGFVHQVIYDTYLKDHEAPEDIEYYMCGPGPMSKAVENMLDNLGVPREMLHFDDFGA
- the nqrE gene encoding NADH:ubiquinone reductase (Na(+)-transporting) subunit E yields the protein MEELLSTFVRSIFVDNMIFAYYLGMCSFLAVSKNVKTALGLGMAVTFILVCTLPINYMLENYVLKEGALQWLGAEFAGVNLSFLAFIIFIAIIASFTQLVEMVVEKFAPALYASLGIFLPLIAVNCAILGGSLFMQQKAFPNVGVATVYGLGSGIGWMLAIVGMAAIREKLAYSDIPKPLKGLGITFIITGLMGMAFMCFSGLKI
- a CDS encoding NADH:ubiquinone reductase (Na(+)-transporting) subunit D: MGLLSEKNKEVLLGPLSVNNPVIVQMLGICSALAVTSKLEPAIVMGLSVTAVVAFANVIISLLRNTIPNRIRIIVQLVVVAALVTIVSEVLKAFAYDVNKQLSVFVGLIITNCILMGRLEAFALGNGPWESFLDGIGNGLGYALILVIVGFFRELLGSGTLLGFQVIPQAFYDFGYVNNGLMILPPMALIVIAVIIWVHRSRNKELQEN
- the nqrC gene encoding NADH:ubiquinone reductase (Na(+)-transporting) subunit C, with amino-acid sequence MAKYKCKVCGYIHEGNKAPDVCPVCGVPASEFEEIKDEAVAGKKKGLDRDSNVYTVVYASVMVVLVAVVLAFTSQSLRTFQQKNEENDKRQQILRSINVTVPANEAEAKYSELIKEAFLVNENGEKVEGDAFAADVVKAAAEHQYPVFVANVDGQTKYIMALHGAGLWGPLWGYLSVDGDKNTVYGADFSHQGETPGLGAEISKPEFSNEFKGKKLFVDGTFKSIAIVKPGKSVAGQDYVDGISGGTITSNGVGAMLFDSLSGYVKFLTSQN
- a CDS encoding NADH:ubiquinone reductase (Na(+)-transporting) subunit B, with the translated sequence MKALRNYLDKIKPNFEEGGKLAMFRSVFEGFETFLFVPSTTSKSGVHIHDYIDSKRTMTVVIIALLPALLFGMYNVGYQHNLAVGADPGFLMTFIFGFLAVLPKIIVSYVVGLGIEFAVAQVKKEEIQEGFLVSGILIPMIVPVDTPLWMIAVATAFAVVFAKEVFGGTGYNVFNVALVTRAFLFFAYPAAMSGDQVFVRTADTFGIGGGQVVDGFSGATPLGQVAIAGKELIGSFQAVDVLGNPMTTWDMFLGLIPGSIGETSVLAILIGAVILLFTKIASWKTMVSVFVGGAVMSLIFNMIGTTVAMCVSPLDHLFLGGFAFGAVFMATDPVTSARTETGKYIYGFLVGAMAIIIRALNPGYPEGMMLAILLMNVFAPLIDYYVVEANINRRLKRVIK